The following are from one region of the Priestia filamentosa genome:
- the secG gene encoding preprotein translocase subunit SecG produces MLHTVLMTLLIIVAIALIIVVLLQSSKSTGLSGAISGGAEQLFGKQKARGIDAVLHRITVVLSVLFFVLTLLVSYGKF; encoded by the coding sequence ATGCTTCATACAGTTCTTATGACATTACTCATTATCGTAGCTATCGCACTAATTATTGTTGTACTTCTTCAGTCAAGTAAAAGTACTGGACTTTCAGGTGCAATTTCAGGAGGAGCAGAGCAACTTTTTGGGAAACAGAAAGCCCGTGGTATTGATGCTGTTCTACACCGCATCACAGTTGTTCTTTCTGTTTTATTCTTTGTTCTTACACTTTTAGTGTCATACGGTAAGTTTTAA
- a CDS encoding alpha/beta hydrolase — protein MKITLPKPFTFEGGDKAVLLLHGFTGNSADVRMLGRYLEKRGYTCHAPQYKGHGVPPEELVHTGPDDWWKDVMEGYNFLKEKGFDDIAVAGLSLGGVFSLKLGYTVPVKGIVPMCAPMYIKSEEVMYNGVLEYAREFKKRQGKTEEEIENEMQEFKKAPMETLKALQELISDVRHNVDMVYAPTFVAQARHDHMINTDSANIIYNEVESTKKDIKWYEESGHVITLDKERDVLHEDVYNFLESLDW, from the coding sequence ATGAAGATTACGTTACCAAAACCATTTACATTTGAAGGCGGAGATAAAGCAGTTCTCTTACTGCATGGATTTACAGGCAATTCAGCAGATGTTCGGATGCTTGGTCGTTACTTAGAAAAGCGTGGTTATACATGCCATGCTCCTCAATATAAAGGACACGGGGTTCCTCCTGAAGAACTAGTTCACACAGGTCCTGATGATTGGTGGAAAGACGTGATGGAGGGGTATAATTTCCTAAAGGAAAAAGGCTTTGATGATATTGCAGTAGCAGGTCTTTCACTTGGCGGCGTATTTTCGCTGAAATTAGGTTACACTGTACCTGTAAAGGGTATAGTGCCCATGTGTGCTCCAATGTATATTAAAAGTGAAGAAGTAATGTACAATGGTGTTCTAGAATATGCTCGTGAATTTAAGAAACGCCAAGGAAAAACAGAAGAAGAAATTGAGAATGAAATGCAGGAATTTAAGAAGGCACCAATGGAAACCCTAAAAGCATTACAAGAATTGATTTCAGATGTTCGTCATAATGTGGATATGGTATATGCTCCAACGTTTGTTGCACAAGCGCGTCATGATCATATGATTAATACGGACAGTGCCAATATTATTTATAACGAAGTAGAATCAACAAAGAAAGACATTAAATGGTATGAAGAGTCAGGCCATGTTATCACATTAGATAAAGAACGTGATGTACTTCATGAAGATGTATATAACTTCTTGGAGTCATTAGACTGGTAG
- the gpmI gene encoding 2,3-bisphosphoglycerate-independent phosphoglycerate mutase has protein sequence MAKKPVALIILDGFALRNEEYGNAVAQAKKPNFDRYWNEHAHATLTASGEAVGLPEGQMGNSEVGHLNIGAGRIVYQSLTRVNLAIREGEFEENATIVGAIAHAKENNKKLHAFGLLSDGGVHSHIEHLYAILRLAKKQGLDEVYIHGFLDGRDVGPQTARKYIEALQEQIKEVGIGKIATLSGRYYSMDRDKRWDRVEKAYRAMAYGEGPTYTDPLEVIEDSYKNGIYDEFILPSVIIDEDGSPVGKVEDEDAIIFYNFRPDRAIQISNTFANEDFRSFERGENYPKNLHFVCLTRFSETVNGFVAFKPVNLDNTIGEVLSQNNLKQLRIAETEKYPHVTFFMSGGREAEFPGETRILIDSPKVATYDLKPEMSVYEVTDALLAEIEGDKQDAIILNFANPDMVGHSGKLEPTIKAIEAVDECLGKVVDAILAKGGDAIITADHGNSDIIITEEGTPHTAHTTNPVPVIVTRDGVELREDGILADLAPTMLTLLDVEQPKEMTGKTLIK, from the coding sequence ATGGCTAAAAAACCAGTAGCATTAATCATCCTAGACGGGTTTGCTTTGCGTAATGAAGAGTACGGAAATGCCGTTGCTCAAGCGAAAAAACCTAACTTCGATCGTTATTGGAATGAGCATGCTCACGCAACGCTAACAGCGAGTGGTGAAGCAGTAGGACTACCAGAGGGCCAAATGGGGAACTCTGAAGTAGGGCACTTAAATATCGGAGCTGGACGAATTGTTTACCAAAGTTTAACACGTGTAAACTTAGCAATTCGTGAAGGTGAGTTTGAAGAAAACGCTACGATTGTAGGCGCAATCGCGCATGCAAAAGAAAACAACAAAAAGCTTCACGCTTTTGGATTGCTTTCTGATGGCGGTGTTCATAGTCATATTGAACACTTATACGCTATTTTACGTTTAGCAAAGAAACAAGGCCTTGATGAAGTTTACATTCACGGATTCCTTGATGGCCGTGATGTAGGTCCACAAACAGCTCGTAAGTATATTGAAGCTCTTCAAGAACAAATTAAAGAGGTTGGTATCGGTAAGATTGCTACTCTTTCTGGTCGATACTATTCAATGGACCGCGACAAGCGTTGGGATCGTGTTGAGAAAGCTTACCGTGCTATGGCTTACGGTGAAGGCCCAACATACACAGATCCGCTTGAAGTGATTGAAGACTCTTACAAAAACGGTATCTATGATGAGTTCATTTTGCCATCTGTTATCATTGATGAAGATGGATCACCTGTTGGGAAAGTTGAAGACGAAGATGCAATTATCTTCTATAACTTCCGTCCTGACCGCGCAATCCAGATTTCAAATACGTTCGCAAACGAAGATTTCCGTTCGTTTGAGCGTGGCGAAAATTATCCGAAAAACTTACACTTTGTTTGCTTAACACGTTTTAGTGAAACAGTTAACGGATTTGTGGCGTTTAAGCCTGTAAACTTAGACAACACAATTGGTGAAGTTCTTTCACAAAACAACTTAAAACAGCTTCGCATTGCCGAAACTGAAAAATATCCGCACGTGACATTCTTTATGAGTGGTGGACGTGAAGCGGAATTCCCTGGTGAAACACGTATTCTAATTGATTCACCAAAAGTAGCTACGTATGACTTAAAACCTGAAATGTCTGTTTATGAAGTGACGGACGCGTTACTGGCAGAAATTGAAGGGGACAAGCAAGACGCTATTATCTTAAACTTTGCTAACCCAGATATGGTAGGTCACTCTGGGAAACTTGAGCCAACAATCAAGGCAATCGAAGCTGTTGATGAGTGCTTAGGCAAAGTTGTTGATGCTATTCTTGCAAAAGGTGGAGATGCCATTATTACTGCTGATCACGGTAATTCTGACATTATTATCACTGAAGAAGGAACTCCGCATACGGCGCATACGACTAATCCGGTACCGGTTATCGTAACACGTGATGGTGTAGAGTTACGCGAAGACGGAATTTTAGCTGACTTAGCTCCAACAATGCTTACATTGTTAGATGTAGAACAACCTAAAGAAATGACAGGAAAAACTTTAATCAAATAA
- the eno gene encoding phosphopyruvate hydratase — protein sequence MSIIVDVYAREVLDSRGNPTVEVEVYTETGAMGRALVPSGASTGEYEAVELRDGDKERYLGKGVLKAVENVNEIIAPAIIGYDVFDQVAIDKSMIELDGTDNKGKLGANAILGVSMAVARAAADFYDMPLYQYLGGVNGKTLPVPMMNIVNGGEHADNNVDIQEFMVMPVGAENFKEALRMGAEIFHNLKSVLKGKGYNTAVGDEGGFAPNLSSNEEALQTIIEAIEKAGYKPGEQVMLAMDVASSELYNKEDGKYHLSGEGVVKSSEEMVSWYEELASKYPIISIEDGLDENDWEGHKLLTERIGNKVQLVGDDLFVTNTNKLAQGIEQGVGNSILIKVNQIGTLTETFDAIEMAKRAGYTAVISHRSGETEDSTIADIAVALNAGQIKTGAPSRTDRVAKYNQLLRIEDQLGEVAKYDGIKSFYNLKK from the coding sequence ATGTCTATTATTGTTGATGTTTATGCTCGTGAAGTACTAGATTCTCGTGGGAATCCAACAGTTGAAGTAGAAGTTTACACAGAAACAGGTGCTATGGGACGCGCTCTAGTTCCAAGTGGTGCATCTACTGGTGAATATGAAGCAGTAGAATTACGTGACGGTGACAAAGAACGTTACCTTGGTAAAGGTGTTCTTAAAGCAGTAGAAAACGTAAATGAAATTATCGCTCCAGCCATCATTGGTTATGACGTATTTGACCAAGTTGCAATCGATAAATCTATGATTGAGCTTGATGGTACAGATAACAAAGGTAAACTAGGTGCAAACGCAATCCTTGGTGTATCTATGGCTGTTGCTCGTGCAGCTGCAGACTTCTACGATATGCCACTTTACCAATACCTTGGTGGAGTAAATGGAAAAACTCTTCCAGTTCCAATGATGAACATTGTAAACGGTGGAGAGCATGCGGATAACAATGTTGATATCCAAGAATTCATGGTTATGCCTGTAGGTGCTGAAAACTTCAAAGAAGCTCTTCGCATGGGCGCTGAAATTTTCCATAACTTAAAATCGGTTCTTAAAGGAAAAGGTTACAACACAGCTGTAGGTGACGAAGGTGGTTTCGCACCAAACTTAAGCTCTAACGAAGAAGCACTACAAACAATCATTGAAGCGATCGAAAAAGCTGGCTATAAACCAGGCGAACAAGTTATGTTAGCAATGGACGTAGCATCTTCTGAGCTTTACAACAAAGAAGACGGCAAATATCATCTTTCTGGCGAAGGCGTTGTGAAGTCTTCTGAAGAAATGGTAAGCTGGTATGAAGAATTAGCTTCTAAATACCCAATCATCTCAATTGAAGATGGTCTTGACGAAAACGACTGGGAAGGTCATAAATTACTAACTGAGCGTATCGGTAACAAAGTTCAATTAGTAGGGGACGACCTATTCGTAACAAACACAAACAAACTTGCTCAAGGTATTGAACAAGGTGTTGGAAACTCAATCCTTATCAAAGTTAACCAAATCGGTACGTTAACAGAAACATTTGACGCAATCGAAATGGCTAAACGTGCTGGTTACACAGCTGTTATCTCTCACCGCAGTGGTGAAACTGAAGATAGCACAATCGCTGACATTGCTGTTGCATTAAACGCAGGTCAAATCAAAACTGGTGCACCATCTCGTACAGACCGTGTTGCAAAATACAACCAATTACTTCGTATCGAAGATCAACTTGGTGAAGTTGCGAAATACGATGGAATTAAATCATTCTACAACCTTAAAAAATAA
- the tpiA gene encoding triose-phosphate isomerase: MRKPIIAGNWKMNKTLSEAVSFVEEVKNSVPAASEVDAVVCSPALFLDKLVEATKGTDLKVGAQNMHFEENGAYTGEVSPVALADLGVDYVILGHSERREMFAETDETVNKKTLAAFKHNLTPIVCCGETLEERESDKTKEVVETQVKAALKGLSEEQAKQVVIAYEPIWAIGTGKSSTAEDANEVCAAIRKVVENVFSTDVAETVRIQYGGSVKPANIKEYMAQSDIDGALVGGASLEAQSFLQLVEAK; encoded by the coding sequence ATGAGAAAACCGATTATCGCTGGTAACTGGAAAATGAATAAAACTCTTTCAGAAGCAGTAAGCTTCGTGGAAGAAGTAAAAAATAGTGTTCCCGCAGCAAGCGAGGTAGATGCAGTAGTTTGTTCACCTGCACTATTCCTAGACAAGCTTGTTGAAGCAACAAAAGGAACAGACCTTAAAGTTGGCGCTCAAAATATGCACTTTGAAGAAAACGGAGCATACACAGGTGAAGTAAGCCCAGTAGCTCTTGCAGATCTTGGCGTTGATTACGTAATTCTAGGTCACTCTGAGCGTCGTGAAATGTTTGCTGAAACAGACGAAACAGTAAACAAAAAGACGCTTGCAGCATTCAAGCATAACTTAACACCAATCGTTTGTTGTGGTGAAACACTTGAAGAGCGCGAAAGTGATAAAACAAAAGAAGTTGTAGAAACACAAGTAAAAGCAGCTCTTAAAGGTTTATCAGAAGAGCAAGCAAAACAAGTTGTTATTGCTTATGAACCAATCTGGGCAATCGGAACTGGCAAATCTTCAACAGCAGAAGATGCTAATGAAGTTTGTGCAGCAATTCGTAAAGTTGTAGAAAATGTTTTCTCAACAGACGTTGCAGAAACTGTTCGCATTCAATATGGCGGCAGTGTAAAACCAGCTAACATTAAAGAATACATGGCACAATCTGACATTGACGGTGCTCTAGTTGGTGGAGCTAGCCTTGAAGCTCAGTCTTTCTTACAGCTAGTGGAGGCGAAGTAA